A window of the Miscanthus floridulus cultivar M001 chromosome 14, ASM1932011v1, whole genome shotgun sequence genome harbors these coding sequences:
- the LOC136505677 gene encoding 3-ketoacyl-CoA synthase 20-like — MIIVNCSHQQFRTRTPGCYAIVVSTENITLNWYFGNNRSMLLSNCIFRMGGAAALLSNRRADTGRPKYRLLHTVRTHKGAADECYGCVYQHEDGTGRVGVSQTRELMAVARDVLKTNITTLGPLVLPLSEQLKFLRSLVLRRVLRSHSVRTYIPDLPTTRNSRLPSS; from the exons ATGATCATCGTCAACTGCAGCCACCAGCAGTTCCGTAC gcGAACCCCGGGGTGCTACGCCATCGTGGTGAGCACCGAGAACATCACGCTCAACTGGTACTTCGGCAACAACCGCTCCATGCTGCTGTCCAACTGCATCTTCCGTATGGGTGGCGCCGCCGCGCTACTGTCCAACCGCCGCGCCGACACCGGGCGCCCCAAGTACCGGCTGTTGCACACGGTGCGCACCCACAAAGGCGCCGCGGACGAGTGCTACGGCTGCGTGTACCAGCACGAGGACGGCACAGGCCGCGTCGGCGTGTCGCAGACGCGTGAGCTCATGGCCGTCGCCCGGGACGTGCTCAAGACAAACATCACCACCCTGGGCCCGCTGGTGCTCCCGCTATCGGAGCAGCTCAAGTTCCTTAGGTCCCTCGTGCTCCGTCGCGTCCTCCGCTCCCACAGCGTCCGTACGTACATCCCGGACTTGCCGACGACCAGGAATAGCAGGCTCCCCAGCAGCTGA
- the LOC136505678 gene encoding 3-ketoacyl-CoA synthase 20-like has translation MSSGNTLSENHSDSSSSRSCPSPVQSKSTTRRTPGCYAVVVSTKNITLNRYFGNDRSMLLSNCIFHMGGAATLLSNRRADAGRPKYRPLHTVRTHKGATDKCYGCVYQHEDGTGRVGVSLARELMAVAGDALKTNITTLGPLVLQLSEQLKFLRSLMLRRVLRSRSVRTYISDLPMTRNSRLPSS, from the exons ATGTCGAGTGGCAATACTCTTTCTGAGAATCATtcggacagcagcagcagcaggagttgCCCTTCACCGGTTCAAAGTAAAAGCACCACACG gcGAACCCCGGGGTGCTACGCCGTCGTGGTGAGCACCAAGAACATCACGCTCAACCGGTACTTCGGCAACGACCGCTCCATGCTGCTATCCAACTGCATCTTCCACATGGGTGGCGCCGCCACGCTACTGTCCAACCGCCGCGCCGACGCCGGGCGCCCCAAGTACCGGCCGCTACACACGGTGCGCACCCACAAAGGCGCCACGGACAAGTGCTATGGCTGCGTGTACCAGCACGAGGACGGCACAGGCCGCGTCGGCGTGTCGCTGGCGCGCGAGCTCATGGCCGTCGCTGGGGACGCGCTCAAGACGAACATCACCACCCTGGGCCCGCTGGTGCTCCAGCTGTCGGAGCAGCTCAAGTTCCTCAGGTCCCTCATGCTCCGTCGCGTCCTCCGCTCCCGCAGCGTCCGTACGTACATCTCGGACTTGCCGATGACCAGGAACAGCAGGCTCCCCAGCAGCTGA